The DNA window TCAAACTCTCCAAGAAAGTTGATAGCTCATTTTGAAACTGACGAGATATAATCTCATTGTTTTGCTCAACAAATCATTCAGCCAGAAGGCTTGAACCAATTTGCTTCGCGGTCGACCTTGCAAGCAAGGTCTGTATCTCACTCGTTGTTCAGTTTTCAAAGATCAAATTCTTTTTCGTTTCCGCTTCAACATTTTGTCTCAGCAGCAACTCTTATAATATATCACGCTGACCATCATTTCGTCAAGCACTTTTTTTCGATCTTTTTTTCAGCTCGACTTTCGAGCTTGTCGAATCCTCAGTTTCGAAAACATCTGAGGTTTAATGGGGCGAGTTATAATTTAACACATAAAACAATACAGAGTCAACCTTAAATTGAAAGTTTACGCAACCTCTATACGTTACCCTGAAATGCTGCATCTATACATTAAAAGGGAAGGTGTCCTTCCCTTTTGTTTATGCTGCAAATAACACGGAGCTACCCAGCTGTATATCGTATTCCTTGACTCCCATAACCAGAAAGCTCTGACCACCCAGCGGTTTCCTTCACTAATGATCTGTTGACCAATTTGCGCATGACCAGAGGCAGTTCATTTCTCACCATGATCAGTTCTGGATGATGAATCAGTTCTTCAATGCTCCATGGTTTAGGTCTGCTTCTCAATATTTGCAACAGAAGGACGGAGCATTCAGCCATTTTTGACATCACAGAGAATTCACAAGCAAGCAGCACTAGTTCGACACGCTGCCGGATGGTTTCCGTACTCTGGGTCAATTCCTCGTATAGCTTATGAATAGCTGTATTCAGCTCTTTCACTTGCTCCCAAACGGCCTTATCAGGCAGGACCCCACGCTCAATAAGCTCAATTCTAGCCCAGTGTTTCAGCGAGTCCAGAACACATTGATATGCATCAATGACGTAGCCGGACTGCATGTTGCGCTTGGCCTCAACATAAATGCAAAGGAACTGCGAAAACTCGTACAGCATTTTACGATCCCGAAGAGGTGTTTCAAATTCTATATACTCCCGGCGCAGCATAGCCAGTCTGTCACCTTGATCCTGGACAAGTTCACCTTCCATAAAACAGCGGACCAAATCCCCCTTCTCACCTGCAATAAGCCAGCGTTGAAGCGATTCAGTCGTGACATGAAGCACCTGACAAGGCAGATCGCCAATCAATGTATGCTCTACAGTCAGTTCCTCTTCCTGCTCTTCATGGACGACAAGAACGATGAAATCGAAGTCATGAAGCAAAGATCCATCAAATTTATGGGCTTCCTGACGATAAACAATAGTACCTATGGCATCGACATCAACCGACTCTCCATAAAAAAAAGACAAATTGGACAAATCCATGTCTCCCTCCATGCATTTCTTGGCGAAAAGCGGCCAATTCAGTTATAATATACTTCTACATGTCCATGTAAGTTCCTTCTTTTTCGAATACAACTAATTGATGATAGGAGCTAGTAATCCATGATCTTTAAAACAGCAAAAATCAATGCCTTCCGCACTTGGGGGCTGCTGCTTACGATGATTGGCATGGGACTTATGGTCCTCGGCACGGCAGGAATTGTCTTCTGGGGACAAGCCGGAAAAATCGTAGCAGCCATTGGTCTCGTCATTGGACTTATCTCCATGATGGGCAGCCTCGGTATTTATTTTTGGGCTGGAATGCTCTCCACCAGCGTTAAGTCAATCGAATGTCCGGAATGTCATAAACCGACGAAATTGCTCGGGAAGACAGACCGCTGCATGTTCTGTCGAACCATTCTGACAACAGATATTCAGCAGGCGAACATTACTGATGATGAACTGGAGGAAGCCCAAAAGCTTCAGGAAACGCAAGCTCCGCAGTCGGTAACTCATCATCACTAAGCAATCACAAAAGAACCGGTCACCCTTTAAAGGATGACCGGTTCTTTTGTTCCGTATGAGTGCAGTATGCATTAAGATGAAATATCTTTGAGCACGTTCCAAGCTTCTTCTGTCCCAAAGCTGCGGGTCCATGCGGCAACACCGCCCAAATTAAGCTCTTTCGCCAGCTTTACTCTTTCCTTAAGAGAAGTCTTATCTTCAATCCATATCTTCTTCAGTACCCCGTTCTCGGTATACTCGACATAGTTTTGTTTAACATCCTCCAGATACTTCGGTTTCAGCTTCTTTTCAATAAGAATATCATTTACGGTTTTCATACCAACCGCCTTCGATGAAACCTTCGTTTTCCCGTCCTTGAGTTCCTCGGACCAGATCCGGGTATACAGCGGCACAGCCAAAATGAGCTTCTCGGAAGGAACCGCATCTTCCTCCAGTATCTTGCGGACTGCTGCTTCCGACCAAGGCAGGGATGAGACGGATCCGGCTTTCGGGCTGGCTGCCCAATGCTCATCATATGCCATCAGTACTATAAAGTCCGCCGTTTCTCCAAGCGAGCGCCGGTCCAAGAATCGGGACCACATTTCGCTGCCCGACTTCGGGGTAACATCGACTGATACAATCAGTCCGGCGGCCCGGGCGAGCGGTTTCAGCTCACGGACAAACTGCGATACATTTTCGCCGTCTTTGGTTTTCACATTTTCAAAATCCAAATTGATGCCATCCAAATGATACATCTTCGCAAACTGCAGTGTCTGGTTAATCGTATTTAATCTCGTTTCATAGGTAGCCATCGCGCTTGTGGTCAGGTCAGGATCGAAGCTGTTGTTTAAAAGCCCCCATACCTCCATCCCACGGGCATGGGCTTTCGTGACATAGGCGGTATCCGCATTGCTGCGAACATTCCCCTCGCCATCAATGATGCTAAACCATGTAGGACTAACCACGTTTACCCCGGATAGCTTATCGATCACTGAAGGATCCGGCTTTTTCTGATAAACAGCTTCCCACGCCAGATTCACCGGCTTGCCTTTCCAGCTGCGTTCCGCCTGAGTAGGCTGCTGCGGTACTGCATCCACCGTTTTCTTTTCGCCCAGCGTTACCTTAGACTTTGGTACATACCCGGCATATCCGTTATCCATTTGTACAAAATACCATGATTCATCGGTTTCCCAGACTCTAATGGATGTGCCGCCAGGCATGTCTGCCAAAATAGGTTCATGCTTGGACGGGCCTTTGCGCAGAGATGTTTTTGAATCCGTCGCCCCGTTAACCTTGCCCATTTGTATGGTATCTCCCGCTTTCATCAACAGCACAGCGCCTGTATCCGAATCTTCGTGAACGGCTATGCCATATAGCTCCTTAAGCGGCTGAACCGGCATATACAGCAGGCTATTCTTCTCTTCTGGCGCAAACCGCAGCTGCACCTGCTTGTTATTTAATCGGGCCTCGGTCTCTCCTGTCTGCAAATGCATGACTTGCACAGGTGTCGTGAGAATCAGCGACTGCGTACCCTTTTCATAACGAATATTCGGATCTACTGCCTCCTGAAGGACAGGAAGCGGCAGCTTCAGCTGTTCACCGGAACCGGCGGCAGACTGGTCAAGCAGTTTTCCTTTTACAAAAATGGGCTTGTCCAGCCCCTTCCATTCCGGCTTCTCATGCAATGGATTCGGAAGAACCTGGGTTACTGTTATATATGCACCGGCCACGATCAAACACAATCCCAGCACAATGGCAAAACGCCTTTTCGCCGTGGAACGGTGCCTGCGTCTTCTTCTAGTCAAAGGCAAATCCTCCGTTATCTTATTGTGTCATTTTCCCTTGCGATATTTAGGATGCAAATTCATGGGGTTTCCAGCATTCTTAACTCTTAAGCAAAAAAACGCGAGGAATCCATTACAGGAATCCGCACGTTTTATCAAAACAGACCGCATGAAACGGATGCTTTACTTATCTTTGCAGCTGCTGCAAATCCCGTACAATTCCATGCGCAGCCCCTGAATCTGAAAGCCCGTGCTCTTCTCAGCCGTGTGCTCCACGTCCTCCAGGGAAGGATAACTGAAATCCTCGATCTTGCCGCATTTCTGACAAATGACATGAAAGTGATCAGACACATTCGCATCAAAACGGCTTGAATTATCTCC is part of the Paenibacillus sp. J23TS9 genome and encodes:
- a CDS encoding YgzB family protein; this translates as MIFKTAKINAFRTWGLLLTMIGMGLMVLGTAGIVFWGQAGKIVAAIGLVIGLISMMGSLGIYFWAGMLSTSVKSIECPECHKPTKLLGKTDRCMFCRTILTTDIQQANITDDELEEAQKLQETQAPQSVTHHH
- a CDS encoding nucleotidyltransferase-like protein produces the protein MDLSNLSFFYGESVDVDAIGTIVYRQEAHKFDGSLLHDFDFIVLVVHEEQEEELTVEHTLIGDLPCQVLHVTTESLQRWLIAGEKGDLVRCFMEGELVQDQGDRLAMLRREYIEFETPLRDRKMLYEFSQFLCIYVEAKRNMQSGYVIDAYQCVLDSLKHWARIELIERGVLPDKAVWEQVKELNTAIHKLYEELTQSTETIRQRVELVLLACEFSVMSKMAECSVLLLQILRSRPKPWSIEELIHHPELIMVRNELPLVMRKLVNRSLVKETAGWSELSGYGSQGIRYTAG
- a CDS encoding glycosyl hydrolase family 18 protein, with amino-acid sequence MTRRRRRHRSTAKRRFAIVLGLCLIVAGAYITVTQVLPNPLHEKPEWKGLDKPIFVKGKLLDQSAAGSGEQLKLPLPVLQEAVDPNIRYEKGTQSLILTTPVQVMHLQTGETEARLNNKQVQLRFAPEEKNSLLYMPVQPLKELYGIAVHEDSDTGAVLLMKAGDTIQMGKVNGATDSKTSLRKGPSKHEPILADMPGGTSIRVWETDESWYFVQMDNGYAGYVPKSKVTLGEKKTVDAVPQQPTQAERSWKGKPVNLAWEAVYQKKPDPSVIDKLSGVNVVSPTWFSIIDGEGNVRSNADTAYVTKAHARGMEVWGLLNNSFDPDLTTSAMATYETRLNTINQTLQFAKMYHLDGINLDFENVKTKDGENVSQFVRELKPLARAAGLIVSVDVTPKSGSEMWSRFLDRRSLGETADFIVLMAYDEHWAASPKAGSVSSLPWSEAAVRKILEEDAVPSEKLILAVPLYTRIWSEELKDGKTKVSSKAVGMKTVNDILIEKKLKPKYLEDVKQNYVEYTENGVLKKIWIEDKTSLKERVKLAKELNLGGVAAWTRSFGTEEAWNVLKDISS